One Microlunatus soli genomic window carries:
- a CDS encoding ArsR/SmtB family transcription factor, translating into MDVVLRALADQSRRTVLETLADGEATAGELAALVSISRPGVSRHLRVLREAGLVDVRQQAQRRIYSLAPRPLAEVDQWLGRYRVLWEQRLDAAAHRGGPREESEEREMTGDGREQ; encoded by the coding sequence ATGGATGTCGTCCTGCGGGCACTGGCGGATCAGAGCAGACGCACGGTGCTGGAGACACTGGCCGATGGGGAAGCCACCGCAGGCGAGTTGGCTGCGCTGGTGTCGATCTCCCGACCCGGGGTGTCGCGGCATCTGCGGGTGCTGCGGGAGGCAGGTCTGGTCGACGTACGCCAACAGGCGCAGCGCCGGATCTACAGCTTGGCGCCGCGGCCGTTGGCCGAGGTCGATCAATGGTTGGGCCGGTACCGGGTGCTGTGGGAGCAGCGACTGGATGCGGCTGCACACCGAGGTGGCCCGCGGGAAGAGAGCGAGGAGCGAGAAATGACCGGGGACGGAAGAGAGCAATGA
- a CDS encoding MFS transporter — protein sequence MTDPDLLPDDAATLPRRRGRAILAVIGVLLVAACLRPAITSVGPVLHRIGVDVGIGPGLLGLLAALPLLAFAVVSPLAHLLARRVGTDRAVLAALIMIIIGLAARSLAVPGLLWIGTLIIGIGIAIGNVLVPAVVKRDFPGHISPMTGGYTATMNTFAATASGISVPIAALAIGGSSGWRGSVGIWLLPAAAAMIIWAVRMRLVEHPTAIVPAGIGDHDRRRQRLWRSALAWQVTLHMGLQSTVFYTLVNWLPAIEAEHGTTAAAAGSHLFLYQAVGIAAAFAVTVLMGRRDDQRGIAIMVALPMLIALTGLLLWPDLVVIWAVLGGMTSGSSVALALAMMGLRTGDPADTARLSGMAQGFGYLLAAGGPIAAGSIRELTGSWSAVIIILIALTLLQATVGRLAGRDRVIGTTS from the coding sequence ATGACCGATCCCGACCTGCTCCCCGATGACGCTGCAACCTTGCCGCGTCGTCGGGGTCGAGCGATCCTGGCCGTCATCGGCGTGCTGCTGGTAGCCGCCTGTCTGCGACCGGCGATCACCTCGGTCGGACCGGTCCTGCATCGGATCGGCGTCGACGTCGGCATCGGACCGGGTCTGCTCGGTCTGCTCGCCGCGCTGCCGCTGCTGGCCTTTGCGGTGGTGTCGCCGTTGGCCCATCTGCTGGCCCGCCGGGTCGGAACCGACCGGGCGGTTCTCGCCGCGTTGATCATGATCATCATCGGTCTGGCGGCGCGGTCGCTGGCAGTGCCCGGGCTGCTCTGGATCGGGACGTTGATCATCGGGATCGGCATCGCGATCGGGAACGTGCTGGTGCCGGCGGTGGTGAAACGAGACTTCCCCGGCCACATCTCACCGATGACCGGCGGCTATACCGCGACCATGAACACCTTCGCCGCGACCGCCTCGGGGATCTCGGTGCCGATCGCCGCATTGGCGATCGGCGGCTCGTCCGGTTGGCGTGGGTCGGTGGGGATCTGGTTGCTACCGGCGGCGGCCGCAATGATCATCTGGGCAGTGCGAATGCGGCTGGTCGAGCATCCGACCGCGATCGTCCCCGCTGGTATCGGTGATCATGATCGACGTCGACAGCGGTTGTGGCGGTCCGCCTTGGCCTGGCAGGTCACGCTGCACATGGGACTGCAGTCGACCGTCTTCTACACGCTGGTGAACTGGTTGCCGGCGATCGAGGCCGAACATGGCACGACGGCCGCTGCGGCGGGCAGCCATCTCTTCCTGTATCAGGCGGTCGGCATCGCCGCAGCCTTCGCCGTGACCGTCCTGATGGGGCGCCGTGATGATCAGCGCGGTATTGCGATCATGGTGGCGTTGCCGATGCTGATCGCGTTGACCGGGCTGCTGCTGTGGCCCGACCTGGTCGTCATCTGGGCCGTGCTCGGCGGCATGACGTCGGGCAGTTCGGTCGCGCTCGCGCTGGCGATGATGGGCCTGCGCACCGGCGACCCGGCCGATACCGCCCGGCTGTCCGGAATGGCGCAGGGCTTCGGTTATCTGCTTGCCGCGGGCGGTCCGATCGCGGCAGGATCGATCCGCGAACTGACCGGCAGCTGGTCGGCGGTGATCATCATCCTGATCGCGCTGACGCTGCTGCAGGCGACCGTCGGTCGGCTCGCCGGCCGCGATCGAGTGATCGGAACCACATCATGA
- a CDS encoding DUF3592 domain-containing protein: MNLLLPIVFIVLGSVTTVLGIRGSRQLSERRRRWISYPGEVYDYVWDTGSDTSVQYWMLRWIGADGVSRTAKNPHGVSGGTLREFPFPIRVLVDPDDPTNAQVADGAHSGRIGLLIMIPVGVIFVGLGVLIAVLG, from the coding sequence ATGAACCTGTTGCTGCCGATCGTTTTCATCGTGCTCGGCTCGGTGACGACGGTGCTCGGGATCCGCGGCAGTCGACAGCTGTCCGAACGACGCCGACGCTGGATCTCCTATCCCGGTGAGGTCTACGACTATGTCTGGGACACCGGTAGCGACACCTCGGTGCAGTACTGGATGTTGCGTTGGATCGGAGCCGACGGTGTCTCCCGGACGGCCAAGAATCCGCACGGTGTCTCCGGTGGGACGCTGCGCGAATTCCCGTTCCCGATCAGGGTGCTGGTCGATCCCGATGATCCGACGAACGCCCAGGTCGCCGACGGCGCACACAGCGGCCGGATCGGTCTGCTGATCATGATTCCGGTCGGCGTGATCTTCGTCGGCCTCGGCGTGCTGATCGCCGTCCTGGGTTGA
- a CDS encoding LysR family transcriptional regulator, with translation MELRQLEYFVAVAESRTFTAAAARLNVVQSGVSTTIRALERDLGVRLFERSAGTGAPRLTAAGQALLTEARTLINSARATREVVQRADDQLGGEVDLGIMTALAPVDLPRLLADFGRAAPGVQVRLHVRPRGSTDLVRGVDAGEFDLAFVGPSEAAPPTVRLEPIATLPMPLLLPPTHRLARRSRVRLGDLDGERWVDSPPGFGTRIAVDAAFVHAGLTRTVVLEVPDVQMIPGMVAAGLGVGFAPGEVDPDLGVRTVRLPEREQPIWRLRLATRPGRRRPAVALLLDVLARQHSPTARHR, from the coding sequence ATGGAGCTGCGTCAACTCGAGTACTTCGTAGCGGTTGCCGAGTCGCGGACGTTCACCGCTGCCGCCGCGCGGCTCAATGTCGTCCAGTCCGGGGTCAGTACGACGATCCGGGCACTGGAGCGCGATCTCGGGGTCCGCCTGTTCGAGCGTTCGGCCGGCACCGGTGCGCCACGGTTGACCGCCGCCGGCCAGGCACTGTTGACGGAGGCCCGGACCTTGATCAATTCCGCCCGGGCGACCCGTGAGGTGGTGCAACGTGCCGATGATCAGTTGGGCGGCGAGGTCGATCTCGGCATCATGACCGCGCTGGCGCCGGTCGACCTGCCCCGGTTGCTGGCTGATTTCGGCCGGGCCGCTCCCGGAGTTCAGGTCCGACTGCACGTCCGGCCGCGGGGATCGACCGACTTGGTGCGCGGTGTCGACGCCGGCGAGTTCGATCTGGCCTTCGTCGGCCCGAGCGAGGCGGCCCCGCCGACGGTTCGGCTGGAGCCGATCGCCACCCTGCCGATGCCGCTGCTGCTGCCGCCGACGCATCGGTTGGCGCGGCGGTCCCGGGTGCGTTTGGGTGACCTGGATGGCGAGCGGTGGGTCGACTCGCCGCCGGGATTCGGGACCCGGATCGCGGTGGACGCCGCGTTCGTGCACGCCGGTCTGACGCGGACCGTCGTGCTCGAAGTGCCCGACGTGCAGATGATCCCGGGGATGGTCGCCGCCGGACTGGGGGTCGGTTTCGCGCCGGGCGAGGTCGACCCAGACCTCGGCGTGCGGACGGTACGGTTACCCGAGCGGGAGCAGCCGATCTGGCGGCTGCGGCTGGCGACCCGGCCTGGCCGGCGGCGTCCCGCCGTCGCACTGTTGCTCGATGTGCTGGCACGCCAACACTCGCCGACGGCCCGGCACCGTTGA
- a CDS encoding AAA family ATPase, with the protein MLSTLAIDGYRSIRSLRVALGRVTVVTGPNGSGKSSLYRGLRLLAAAGRHGAVAALAGEGGLPSTLWAGPEVIGRAVRQGRAPAQGTVRQGPVALRLGFAGDGFSYAVDLGLPTPSGSMFERDPEIKVESIWHGPILRPSTLLAERRGSQVRIREDTGWTSERKLQPWESMLDEVDAPEIRAVRAALRGWRFYDHVRTDAAAPARAAMLGTRTPVLSGDAGDLAAAIQTIREIGNADLLDATIDEAFPGSTIMVTEHDGRMTLQLRQPNLLRPLDAAELSDGTLRYLVWAAALLSPRPAELIVLNEPETSLHPELLRPLARMITRAADDSQVIVVTHAGTVVEQLRHDDARLVELEKPDGETLVVDQGALDGPPWQWPKR; encoded by the coding sequence GTGCTGTCGACATTGGCGATTGACGGATATCGGTCGATCCGGAGCCTGCGGGTCGCGCTCGGCCGGGTCACCGTGGTGACCGGCCCGAACGGGAGCGGCAAGTCCAGCCTCTACCGCGGACTCCGGTTGCTGGCGGCGGCCGGACGGCACGGAGCGGTGGCAGCGCTGGCCGGTGAGGGCGGGCTGCCGTCCACGCTGTGGGCCGGGCCGGAGGTGATCGGCCGCGCCGTCAGACAGGGCCGTGCCCCGGCTCAGGGCACCGTACGGCAGGGACCGGTCGCGTTGCGGTTGGGGTTCGCCGGCGACGGCTTCAGCTATGCCGTCGACCTCGGGCTGCCGACCCCGAGCGGGTCGATGTTCGAACGGGATCCCGAGATCAAGGTCGAAAGCATCTGGCACGGACCGATCCTGCGCCCGTCCACTCTGCTGGCCGAGCGGCGTGGCAGCCAGGTGCGGATCCGGGAAGACACCGGCTGGACGTCGGAGCGCAAACTCCAACCGTGGGAGAGCATGCTCGACGAGGTCGATGCTCCGGAGATCCGCGCGGTCCGGGCCGCGTTGCGTGGCTGGCGGTTCTACGATCACGTCCGGACCGATGCCGCCGCTCCGGCCCGCGCGGCGATGCTGGGGACCAGGACACCGGTGCTGTCCGGCGATGCCGGTGATCTTGCTGCCGCGATCCAGACGATCCGCGAGATCGGGAACGCCGACCTGCTCGATGCCACCATCGATGAAGCCTTTCCCGGCAGCACGATCATGGTCACCGAGCACGACGGCCGGATGACGCTGCAGCTACGGCAGCCGAATCTGCTACGGCCGCTGGATGCCGCCGAGCTGTCCGACGGCACTCTGCGCTACCTGGTCTGGGCCGCGGCCCTGCTGTCCCCGCGGCCGGCCGAGCTGATCGTGCTCAACGAACCGGAGACCAGCCTGCACCCGGAGTTGCTGCGACCACTGGCCCGGATGATCACCCGGGCCGCGGACGACTCCCAGGTCATCGTCGTCACCCATGCCGGCACCGTCGTCGAGCAACTCCGCCACGACGATGCCAGGCTGGTCGAGTTGGAGAAGCCCGATGGTGAGACCCTGGTCGTCGATCAAGGCGCGCTGGACGGTCCACCCTGGCAGTGGCCCAAGCGGTGA
- a CDS encoding SRPBCC domain-containing protein, giving the protein MTKETATDSRTLGSLRAADGHGVVRIEERFQTDAADLWSAITDPRRLARWYGEVDGDLRVGGEYRVFLAGPGLHGAGRIEVCDAPHRLQVVSTETEESWRPGDGGLTFDESIEAVLTGDGDGTTLIIEAHGMPLDKIAFYGVGWQLHAEHLRSYLADEEPDDEEARWNDLVPSYQRLAADLH; this is encoded by the coding sequence ATGACGAAAGAGACGGCGACCGACAGTCGCACCCTGGGCAGCCTTCGGGCTGCCGACGGACACGGAGTGGTCCGGATCGAGGAGCGCTTCCAGACCGATGCCGCGGATCTCTGGTCCGCGATCACCGATCCACGGCGGCTGGCACGGTGGTACGGCGAGGTCGACGGCGACCTCCGGGTCGGTGGCGAATACCGCGTCTTCCTGGCAGGCCCGGGGCTGCACGGCGCCGGTCGGATCGAGGTGTGCGATGCCCCGCATCGACTCCAGGTGGTCAGCACCGAGACCGAGGAGTCCTGGCGACCGGGTGACGGTGGGCTGACGTTCGACGAGTCCATCGAGGCGGTGTTGACCGGCGACGGCGACGGCACCACCCTGATCATTGAGGCGCATGGCATGCCGCTGGACAAGATCGCCTTCTACGGGGTCGGCTGGCAGCTGCATGCCGAGCATCTCCGCAGCTACCTCGCCGATGAGGAGCCCGACGACGAGGAAGCTCGTTGGAACGATCTTGTGCCCAGCTATCAGAGGCTGGCCGCCGACCTCCACTGA
- the arr gene encoding NAD(+)--rifampin ADP-ribosyltransferase produces the protein MTDAPDEGPFFHGTKAELKPGDLLTPGFRSNYRPEIVMNHIYFTALRDGAGLAAEIAAVDTEPHVYEVEPTGPFENDPNVTDKKFPGNPTRSYRSAAPLRVVREITDWTRLTPQALQTWRDRLEAIRNDERGEILN, from the coding sequence GTGACGGATGCACCTGACGAGGGGCCGTTCTTCCACGGGACGAAGGCGGAACTGAAGCCGGGCGATCTGCTGACACCGGGGTTCCGCTCCAACTACCGGCCCGAGATCGTGATGAACCACATCTACTTCACCGCGCTGCGCGACGGCGCCGGTCTGGCCGCCGAGATCGCGGCGGTGGACACCGAGCCGCACGTGTACGAGGTCGAGCCCACCGGCCCGTTCGAGAACGATCCGAACGTCACCGACAAGAAGTTCCCGGGCAACCCGACCCGGTCCTATCGCAGCGCGGCGCCGCTGCGGGTGGTCCGCGAGATCACCGACTGGACCCGACTCACTCCACAAGCCCTGCAGACCTGGCGGGACCGGCTCGAGGCGATCCGCAACGACGAGCGCGGCGAGATCCTCAACTAG